The window GTTGGAGCAGCAACTCGTGCGCAGCCACTCCCTGAGACCACCCAAATTGTGAAACTCCGAATTTGGCAGACGGGACAACGGATTGTGACCGGTGAGGTCCAAAATGGAGGCACCCAAAGACCGACCCACCtaatcgtaattttaaaaGCATGTCGATTACTTTTGATGAGAACGAGCACTCGCACCAGTCCACATTCAGTTTATAAAAGCTATCTGCGTCTGTTTAACATTTTACTAAACATCATAAtgaaacaaggaaaaaatagGCCATATTGCTGCATTGAGTGAGCACTGGTGCAAATAGCTCAAACGTTCAGTTACCTCTTCGAATATCTGAGGGGTGTATTTGGGCGGTACGGATAAAGTGTGGACTTTGCCGGAATTTTCCTTCACGGTGGGCGGCAACACGTTCACCAATCTACCAGTATTGTAGTTACATTCTAAGGTGTAGCTCTTGATGATTCCGGTAAGGGAGAGAACAGCCACTCTACCTGAGCCGGCCCTGCTCATTCCATCTCGTTTATCCctgaaaacattttgataTTCAATAAACATTAGAATTTAAACGTTGTATAGTGTTTTAAAGCCAATTcgtatttgaaaacttaatagTTTTGACTAGctatttttctctcaaaatcaaaGTGAAGATGTATGGAAATCATCTCTTTGGCATCTAAATAAGCATACAACGCCctataatacaatttttccaagaaatacaaatattatCTTAAGGCGTAGAATGTGTAACTAACATCTGGCAATGGCAATGTATTCTGTATAATACTTGTGCCAGACACAATTATAAAACCGTCAAGTATCGTATCTTTTCTTACCGGAGATACATATTCCTCTCAGTGAAATTGCACCCTTGAAAATGGAAATGATGATTGTTCAATCCCATCAACTTAGGCAGCAGCATACACTCGACCCGCCTCTCCAAGTCATCAAAATGGTTCCCATACATGAAAATGCCCTTTTTTGAGGCGTGTCCGTGCAGGTCCAGGTACAGAAACAGACCGGACTCGTTGGCATTGACGTCACCGTGATTGCCCACCGTAACGTGTTCTTCGAATTTGACCTCTTCATTAGTCTCTGTGTGAGTCAACTTGCAGCCGCACTGCCGGCAGAAATTATGCCCTAAAGAACGCGAAGGCTGGTTAAAGGTGGGCACTAAAGTTGAGATTCCCGGCATCGTTTTCTCCAGCTTGAGGATGCTCGCCTTACATTTGGTGCACCAGGAGATACTGCTGTTGGACTGTTCTTCATTTAGGGACATGTTAGAGAGTTTATGCAAGTGCTCATTATCGTGATTCGCTGAAGGGTTGTGTTGGCAAATCTCGCATTTGGGGATCTTATCTTCCTTTTCCTCTCCAAAATGGTGGTACCTAAGGCCAATCAGTCAGAAAACACTCGATTTTTATCACACAAAATTACTACCTAATTAAGCTTCTTGCAGCGAAAATTGAGGGGTGCTCCGTAAGGGTGGGGTTGAGGTAAATTCTATTCAAGTTCACACCTCTTGTGTCAGTTCTGTAATGCCCATTGGCTACTCCATCAGGGTTTAAAAATGGAATGAGTTTGAACACATAGTGTTTTCTTAAGATTTGAGCCTGCAAGTCGTCTTTGTTTAGCAGGAAATTGAGAATTCCGTTGAAAACAAAGGAAGAAGGGGTTTCGCCTGGGTGCACCCGGGCTGAGACAAAAATCACCTAAAATtcccattttcatttttattaaaatggtaTGGTGCATAAAAGAAATAGACACTTAGAGGTTGTATCCTGTAGCAGTTAgtcacataaattatttacccTTGTCTTACATCATACCTTCTTCCCAATAAACTTATGGGGCCTCTCCTCATCTATACAGGGAAACAAGCTTTTCAATCTGGGCTCTCGTTCAGTGGTAATACCATGAAAAGAGGATAATGTGATCAAATCCACATTGCGTCCTTCCAAAGAATGACATACAGTTTCATGCACATAATAAATATCATCTTCAGCAATAGGCTGGATAGAAAAGTGCTTGGCATCAATGTTGTGTAACATTTTCTGCAATTCAGAATAGGCAAAAGGATACGTGAAGGCAAAATATGTACAACTCTCCAGATTTTCTGGTGTCCGAAATTTGAAAGATAAAGTGAAAATATCTtcatttatctaaaaaatatatagacaACTATAGGAATTCCTAGaacttttttaagaaaaactttacACTATATACAGGCTTATCTTGAACTCGTTCCCATTTGGGCCTCCCAGGCATGATTCTGAACACAGGAGCCATGCCCTGACTGTACATTTTTCCCTGTCTGTTTAAATCCACCAAATTAAGTTTGACAAGCAGACCTGGTCGGGGAGCTGCAATAAGGGCAAGAATAAAAGTTGATTTGtaagattgaaaattgaaaatttacctttaatGCCAAAATAAAACCACGTTctatttccattttcaaattctgtTCCATTACAGTCTGGTTTGGTCCAAAGATTGAATTCGGCATCAGGAATTTCGATTGCGATTTTATTGCTGCTGGTGGAGCTTTGTTTAGAAACAGCTGAAAAGTTTGTaggaatgagaaaaaaattgctatgAGGGAAATCTTATTTTCCACACAAGAGCAATTTACTGACCGACGTCCCGAAATGGGGCCACGCCATTGGCGGAAGGCAGAATTTCACCTATATCGTAGGAAAGAAAATTGGGTAATTGTTAACTCTCCTGATAGAgaattttggtaaaaaatcaCGAAATGCAATACTTTACATCTCCATAACTGCTTTAATAAACTGAATTACATATTGACACCTTTATCAGCAATTTCCTCAGGTGGGAAAATTTTCTGTTTAGCTCTGTTAAAAAAGTATTGAGATTTAGTTTAGTTTCCCAATATATATAATTACAAAAGTCAGTTGTAGATTTCTGACTTTATTGCAAATTGTGATTCACATTGCAATTGACATCAGAAATAAATCTATTTCTGAAGTCAACCATTGATTTTATGCACCTCGAGTCCTTGGAATATAGAGAGAAATGGAAGGCACAGTCTGATCTTCTAGGTCACCTTGTAAGGGCAGTAGCAAGCCCATTCATGACAAATATAATCTACTGTCTACCAAATATGTAAATCTATTTGAAACATTAACCAATGCAGGTTTTTATTAACTTACCCGTTTCactatttgaaacaaattccACTCTTGCCAGGTTTGCCGAATCAAAGTCATTGTGGAAAGTAAATTGGGCACAATTAATGCCATCCATCTCACAAGGGATTTGTTACAGGATTGCACattatttttgtgtatattGGTGGGAAAACTGTCTGAAAAGTGAGATTCTTTTGTGCCTGAGGAATGCTAAGGTCATAGAGAACAAAGCGATTGACCTAGAAACctgttttttttcacaaatttgaGGAATGGAAATGAGTTAATTAAAGGGGTTGTTAATAAAGGGGGTAAATTGGTTGTAAATTAGGGTGAAAGCCTACACATTTTGTTTAGGGGGTTGTGACAATAAACAgctgattattatttatgtgtaTTTAGGTGTCAATtagaaatattgtaaattcCATGAGTCTGATTGcaaatatgtcaaatttaaagGCCACAAACCTGTTTAAACGCAGAAATtgtctattttaaattaaaatatatagtttttcaataattttgtgtCATGACAGACCTGTCAAACTACCACTgacattttgttttatgtcTTGTCCTGTATCAACAGTCACTTGTTCCCCTCAGTTAAAGATGGCGCCaaagttcatttttattgcagCTACACTATGTGCTCAAGTGCAGGTCTGGGTACAGAAATGACTTggcaaataattttacttttcaaaaaatcatgaaCGTTCAAGAACGCCTGCGACAAAAACTGTAAGATGTTTTAGAGTTAACAGACAGAATTTTGCGGGTTATTATAGgtaaaattaagatttttagaGGGTTGTTAAAATGTAGAAGATACACAGGAACAACGAGCTGAGCAGGTGAAAGGCCCAGTAAGTAATGTGGAAGAGGCTTGTGAGGATTAAAGTCGTCATTTGGAAATCATTAAGAATGCATTAATTGGCTTTGAAAATGTTGGTTTGAATCAATGAAAAAGTAACAACAAAATGAGCCAATACATggaataaatggataaaaaatttttaaattttcggaCACAATTACTATAAAAGTACTTTCTGCGGATGCGTGAGTGTGTCGCAAATTAATGTTTGCTTGCAAGTTTccatattataattttaatatttacgtCATACTCGTCGTATCTCCTTCTGCATAAACGATAAAAATTCGGAACTTGGACTATTTTGCGTAGAAATCAAATCTTCCATTCAACTGATGCAAGTACTTACCAACTCTCATTTAATTTCGCTCTATTGGATTCCTAGAGGTCGATTTTTAGAGCggattattttcttaatttacatACTGTCACAGTAAACGAGTTCTTTTAACTGGAATTGGGTTtggtgaaattttaaacatgatCGAGTAAACGTTGATTTTGCTTGTAAAACACGAAATTTTATGGTTCGCTCGTTTTGTTTACCTTAAAACGTATTTAAGTACGGCCTTGATAAGCTGAGCTGCTAATAATTAAAGTGAGCGAATATAGAGCGAGCATTAGGAGCGGTTCGTCGCTTTAATCTTAGCTGTGcatatttaattgatttaatcttGTTTTGTCTCTGCAACTGAAcattataattaattgttaCAAGACATCATTTGATCTGTTCGAGCACTCGGAATGCGTGTATCTGCAGCTAGCTACCGGGCAGTAGCAACACTTCGAACCAAATCCTAGGGGTAACACGGTAGATTCCTACCTTACCGACCGTGACGGAGACTTTTTGGTTttcgaagaataaaaaaatgcgacAGAAATTTCGCCACGGAAGTTATCAGTCACTTCAACTCTCAATCCCTGGGCATTTTTCAGTTGATGCAGCCTTTCTGGGCGTTTAATTGAGGTGTTTTAAATCCCCCGTGGCAGCATCGAACCCAGTGTGCAACCCCCATAGTGAAAATCgccataaaattatttcaaaggttttatttgatttacgTCGTGTTTTGAAGGAGGCCATCTTTGCAGTCGACGGAGAGGTCCTTGACTGACCGTTTCATTGTCTGGTGGAAAATCCAGTGTTTATTCCACACACAGAGAACCAAATGGCTTTAAAGCGAATTAATAAGGTAGGATGCAGTGTTCTACGTGCTGAATGTGAAATATTTCGAGTCCCGCTTGTATTTTCCCTCGGAGAAAAACGCCCTCGAGTTGTGAAATGCTATCTGAAGGATTTCAACGTGAGAAACTAGCTGTAAATCGGGCGATTCTAGCACATTTTTCGTCTCACAATTATATTGAAAGTCtccaaagtaaaaaaattactactgagaaaaagttttaaaaaatgcataaatacatacaaaacaaaaacatccCTACATGAAAcggaaaaatgtttctaaaagATATTCCTTAAATCATTCATGTGTTGACGTACTGAAGAAAGTATTAAATCAGCCCCTCTAAAATTAAGTCCAATAATTTGTCATTACAAGTGCCCATGCACATGTTTCTAACCTCACCATCTGACTTTCAAGTTTCTATTATTAAATCGGGAGGTTTTGTTTCAAGGTGGTTCACCAGTTTTGTGCCCTGTTTTAGGAACTACAAGACCTTGGAAGGGACCCTCCAGCACAATGTTCAGCAGGACCTGTTGGCGATGACTGTAAgtggaaaaatttatatttacatcaGTCGATGTTTGGAAATGATACTTGTTTCTGGGTCTTTATGGTCAATCCTCATGAATATAAAAGTGAGGTGTAATCTACtattagaagaaaaatcaagCCATTTCAATGGTTTCACTTTTTATGTCTTTCATAGCTTTATTTcgtagttaaaaaaaaaaaaaatttgtgcTTAGAGAAGAGCTTGGTTGTTCCTTAGAGGAAGGTTGCATTGGTGTATTTTACTTGGTGAGAGTCATTTTCAACCATTTTAAAGcgtcaatttaattttatttaaatttttttagtggcTCCAACTTTGTTTATAGATTTGCAAGAGTTTGCAGAGACAATTATTACATCTCCAATTCCACATTGATtgcaaaagaattttgttactttttttgcTGGTGGTGTCGATAAACTCTTGAGCAACAACTTACTCTTGAATACTGATATGactaaaagtgaaattttgtgTCATTCAGTGCACAGTAGTTGTGAACCATCTTTTGACTGCTTCATATTACTGCAGATTATTTACATCCTACACTGTGtgatatttgaaacaaatcaGTTTAAACATGCTTAAATGGCATCCCCATTTTGATTCTTGAAAAAGTTTAGAATTCATAGGTCCACTACTAGGTTATCTTTTAAATAGATccttatctcaaaaaactATGGAAATGAACTTAAGATGAAAAACATAACTAGACTGAGAATAAACAAGGAGAGCACAGACGTTTTAAGAAGTTTAGCTTAGTAAAATAACATCTGCAACTGGTTCTTGAATAAATCCCAATACTTCTAATAATCCTTTGCAAGATAAAAATGCCTGTAGCTTCCTTTGCCAAGCTTCAAAGTAATATTCCATATGATATAACTAactaaattcaaaacaaatagATCGTTTAAAAGGCATTTATTGACAAAACCTCACAAAGTCTACATATTAAGACAGAGTAGCTGTATAATATTGATTCCAGTCTTAAGGCATGACCTCAAGCGAAATAGGGggttaaaaaatcttatttccTCATTAAATAGTATAGATTTGTCTTACATTTTAACATATGGTGACTCACTTTGGGATCTTTTTAGAATTGAGATAGGTCCAGTTATGTTGGTATTTAAGTTAAAGAATTTTCCTcatacatttaataatttatatatgaGATAGATAGAAGGTGTCCGTTGTGGAATAGTTGATTGGATGGGGTACATCCCCAATTCATGAAATCTAAACTCAAATTGTAAATACTCGAGTAATATTTTTGTCTTGAATACAAACAAAATGGGTGCATTCTGTtactaaattttgatttttgttatAGGGGAGGACCCTGTATTTttataccattaaaaaatatattaacatttttttttagtaatagtTAGCTTATTGTCATTGAAGCAATACTCATGATTGTACggtattatttagaaaattaaataagtgcAAAAACCGTCACTCATTGCTTTGACAGTATGCTTTACTTCTTTCTAGTTTCATAACTTGCTTTAAAAAGTGTGCTTCAGAGCAAAGCTTTTATATTTGACATtgttttaggatttcttgaaCACAATGAGCTTTATGCTATGGTGAAAGGTACATTACCAAGATATGTTATAAAATGATCGACCTTCTCTTCTGTCATTGCTTTATTATGAGATTTTCTAACGTGTTAGATTAAGACAGATAGCTCTAGGCGGCCATTTTTATGCTTACACAAACGTCattattattctttgttaattattgtatgttttattttcagtatttcaTTGGCAAGCCACAATTATGGGACCAGTAAGTATTATGTTAATCTGCCACATATCAAGTAACAGGTTTTAATGGTTTGAATTcaattcaataatttcatCCAAATCACCATGTGGTTAAATTGGTTTAATTGGCATGATTTGATGTCACTTTAGCTGAGTTTTAACTATTATAATCTAGTCGGTTTTTGTGTCTTTTTCAGCCGGATAGTCCATACCAAGGTGGCgtatttttcttaacaattcACTTTCCCACAGACTACCCGTTTAAGCCCCCCAAAGTGGCTTTCACGACAAGAATCTACCACCCAAATATAAATAGTAATGGTAGTATCTGCCTTGATATTTTAAGGTCTCAGTGGTCTCCAGCCTTAACTATTTCAAAAGGTGAGTTATACTATCagttttttggttatttttggTATATGTgtggtatttttaaactttcggAAATGAGCTTAGAGTAATTTGTTACATCATCACTATATGagtttacctttatttttaatttaaagatttgCCTCACAGGTCACATCAAAACTAcaaatttccttctttttaatttcggGAGTTTCTTTGACCCACGTACAGTTCTTTTATCGATACGTTAATGTGGAATATCCAGATTAAAAGTGCATGGTACTGTGAAACTATCAAATCATTTCCTGCATTGTTTATGTAGAGAGAAGCTCTTTGTTTTTGTCACGTCGTTAATGCACAGTCATAATAAGGATTGTTGGAATGTATAAAGTGTTTAAAGTTTTCCCTTTCTTATTGTGTGTGTAATGACGATCTCTCTTTCTAGTTTATGATGAGTCTAAGTCTTGTCCATGCTCTTAGCCCAGCATCATTTTTATACATTCTCATTTTTTCCCCTACTAAGAGATCACTAAGTGGAATACCCTCCATCACCATTACGACTTCAGAAAGCATTATTCCgtgaaaattatcaattttgatgaaatccatTGTAAAGCACCAACTTATgtgaaatagatttttctctgCATTTCCTGTGAATTGGATCCTACAAAGTCTCTTCAAAAGAGACTggaaatttcgaatttaaaaagatatcAATGAAAAATCTTTTGTGCCATATTGTTATATcattgaattttacataaaatttggAACATCCTGCATAGTAGTGCTtaaattctgtttttgttGTTCTAGTACTGTTGTCAATCTGCTCACTGCTGTGTGATCCGAACCCCGACGACCCTCTAGTTCCCGAAATCGCTAGGATATACAAGACAGATCGCGAGAAATACAATGAATTGGCGCGCGAGTGGACTCGCAAGTACGCTATGTGATGGCCCGGCCCCCAAATCACCACTACACCTAATTAGATggtaaacaaaacaaaacgcAAAACTTATTCAACAACACAGTTATCAACAACAATGGAAGGGGATCGGCTCAGTCTCATCAGTAAACGTCTTataatttgtacatttttttttgcgctTCGCGCTCCCGGACTGTCGCCACGTTATAATTAACAACCCAAATAGTTTCTTTGGTTCTGAtcctttaaatataaatgtgGTTGTAAGGAGTGGATTTTTGTTCCTGGCCCGCACGGCGATGAAGATGTTTCAGAAGCGAAAACCGTTCTAAACGTTTTCGGTAGCCTGGCGTGTTCGGTCCGGCCCGGGTCCCGGATTGACCCTACCGTTAGGGCGTAACATACACTTATTACtgtattattaaatcaaatattgttagttaaattaataCTGTAGGTTTTGTGGTTCTGCTAGGTATATTATGAGATAGAAATAAACTTGCGATTTTTCAACAACTGCACGCGTTCTTAGGTTTTCCACCTCCTGATGTCTCCCTCATTCATTTCATTGGGACTCATTTTACTTCACTCAGGGAGACATCTTCGAGGCGCAATTGTTAACGTCATCAAGAGTGCAGACGTcaatcttttttttactttcactGAAATGTAGAAATATGGTAAATCTTCGTGAGTGTCAAAATGACAGTGCAACTGCCATTTTAACTCAAAGGGAGCCATTCCACTGGTTCAAAAAATACCACATCggtcaaataaatatttttcatcagTGGAATGACGTTACGCCAGTCGTTGTGACGCCCATGAAAGTCTACCATCGTTGGCGAGCAAGATTGGGTACCAAACGTGGATAATTCCGGGACCCCGACGCGCTGACTCCTGCCCAATCCCTTcgtaaattcttttttttagtttggcCTTGAATGCTGTCGAAAGAcctctgtaaaataattataaaattttagaatacatatttatatttgcCCTCTTCagtgattttattaaattatgtttaaacTCTGATTTGATGGTTGTTTCTTTTTGAGACTTTCGGAATGGCTAAAATAATTCTTGGtgggtaaataaaaaaattcggCAGTTTTTCTTTCCGGTGTTTCATTCATGTATCTGTGGCGAAAGAGCGGTGCTACTATTGTCAGGAAAATTGTACTAATCTTAACAATTTTCTCGAGACTAAACTAAGAAACAATTCCTTTACCGCGATTAAGAAAATGATACTTTATTGACAAATGGCAAAGTACGCTGTGATACTGAATACAATagattagtttaaaaattgggGACCTATAGAAGTACCATCTGCAAAGAAAAGACTGCTTGTACTCAGTAATCAATATTTATATAGGTTTAATTATCCTTAGTTGCATGGAAAATACATTAACGTAATGTTATCTATGTCTTACTACAGCAAGAAAAACCTTTccatcaaaatatttctaatattttttgctgCACCATCTAAACGTGACTAGCAAAACTAAAAGTTGTACGATAGAGGAATTTGTCTTTGTTTAACAGTTGGTGCTGCGTATGCTGTTCAGGTAGCGCGATCAGTcaggaaaaaatgaagtgaCGTCACAAACGACGGAATACTGATGCACACAGGATTTTTTCCACCTCTACGAGCAGGGCCTCGATAAAAAAGGTGGTTCATGTTTTTCAGACAGGGCAGCATTTCCTAATAGTTCTTGAATCGGcctttgaaaaatcaataacgTTCATACACATACAGTAAAATTTTACTGCAATTTAACATTTGCTATCAGGAGAGCAGCAGTGTGAGGAAGTATATTTAGCTCCTGATAGTTCTTGAAACAGCCCTCAAAGAGTCAATATCGCTCATACACATACATATAGGAAATTTTACTTGATTTAACACTTCATATTAGGATTGCAGAAGGGAGAGGAGGTATACTTAGCTCCTGATAGTTCTTGAGCTGGCCCTCGAAGAACCAATATCGCTTATACATACGCGGCGAATTTTAgtcttaataattaataggACAACTCTCAGTTTGGCTAGTAGCACCTAGATGGCTCcgcaaaaaaatacagaaatatGTTCGTAGAAAGGCCTTATTTACCTTAGAAGCTTATAGAAAATGCcacgttaaaatatttttcttaattttcttatattttttcaaatagtgaaaacattccaaattttaatttcgcaACATTATAACTTTATAactaaaggaaatatttaacGCCACTGTGGTgtatttgcataattttctcactactaaaatatttggttaaaatatttgagggAATCGATATATTACAAAATCGTACAAAAATATCAACGGCTACTCCTCATAGTGCGTACCACccacttaaaatttcaaaatccaaTTCCTTTCCTCAACATGGTTAACAAAAGAActgaaaatagaaattataaaatgtacaTTGTCAATAAAGAATAAACGCccataaatatataaaaacgaAGAATTTTCATCAATCTGGACTAGCTGTTGTTCTTCAACAATTTGAGCtgatatttatatttctcGACTTCATCCtcctttttcttcaatttcgaTTTATACTCTTCTATGGTTCTTTTTGCCTCTTCTAATTCTTCCAAG of the Euwallacea similis isolate ESF13 chromosome 8, ESF131.1, whole genome shotgun sequence genome contains:
- the LOC136410171 gene encoding cytosolic carboxypeptidase-like protein 5 isoform X2 codes for the protein MGLLLPLQGDLEDQTVPSISLYIPRTRAVSKQSSTSSNKIAIEIPDAEFNLWTKPDCNGTEFENGNRTWFYFGIKAPRPGLLVKLNLVDLNRQGKMYSQGMAPVFRIMPGRPKWERVQDKPVYSINEDIFTLSFKFRTPENLESCTYFAFTYPFAYSELQKMLHNIDAKHFSIQPIAEDDIYYVHETVCHSLEGRNVDLITLSSFHGITTEREPRLKSLFPCIDEERPHKFIGKKVIFVSARVHPGETPSSFVFNGILNFLLNKDDLQAQILRKHYVFKLIPFLNPDGVANGHYRTDTRGVNLNRIYLNPTLTEHPSIFAARSLIRYHHFGEEKEDKIPKCEICQHNPSANHDNEHLHKLSNMSLNEEQSNSSISWCTKCKASILKLEKTMPGISTLVPTFNQPSRSLGHNFCRQCGCKLTHTETNEEVKFEEHVTVGNHGDVNANESGLFLYLDLHGHASKKGIFMYGNHFDDLERRVECMLLPKLMGLNNHHFHFQGCNFTERNMYLRDKRDGMSRAGSGRVAVLSLTGIIKSYTLECNYNTGRLVNVLPPTVKENSGKVHTLSVPPKYTPQIFEEVGRSLGASILDLTGHNPLSRLPNSEFHNLGGLREWLRTSCCSNNFGDARPKLSRMRTPSQAQNQGKGRAVQRPRASVRKSVKQLNKSRTSVPVERKENLACHAALSLPSCSKSSVKLNRPFRSKSRKDICLKTKNAASSEKLQTKVGKGKKPPQTNPKAEPQLQDKEKEDELHLREICFIKNPEGKTMIAKYKNKDSEEFDDNLVVSWDAPTSKATVFTHKSKVATSAHFIRNKSPAEPSTSKQGSFRIPNFTKNPLKTKFKKQTLRRLVSATELGKIDRKKKKKLRMKSLN
- the LOC136410171 gene encoding cytosolic carboxypeptidase-like protein 5 isoform X1, giving the protein MDGINCAQFTFHNDFDSANLARVEFVSNSETAVSKQSSTSSNKIAIEIPDAEFNLWTKPDCNGTEFENGNRTWFYFGIKAPRPGLLVKLNLVDLNRQGKMYSQGMAPVFRIMPGRPKWERVQDKPVYSINEDIFTLSFKFRTPENLESCTYFAFTYPFAYSELQKMLHNIDAKHFSIQPIAEDDIYYVHETVCHSLEGRNVDLITLSSFHGITTEREPRLKSLFPCIDEERPHKFIGKKVIFVSARVHPGETPSSFVFNGILNFLLNKDDLQAQILRKHYVFKLIPFLNPDGVANGHYRTDTRGVNLNRIYLNPTLTEHPSIFAARSLIRYHHFGEEKEDKIPKCEICQHNPSANHDNEHLHKLSNMSLNEEQSNSSISWCTKCKASILKLEKTMPGISTLVPTFNQPSRSLGHNFCRQCGCKLTHTETNEEVKFEEHVTVGNHGDVNANESGLFLYLDLHGHASKKGIFMYGNHFDDLERRVECMLLPKLMGLNNHHFHFQGCNFTERNMYLRDKRDGMSRAGSGRVAVLSLTGIIKSYTLECNYNTGRLVNVLPPTVKENSGKVHTLSVPPKYTPQIFEEVGRSLGASILDLTGHNPLSRLPNSEFHNLGGLREWLRTSCCSNNFGDARPKLSRMRTPSQAQNQGKGRAVQRPRASVRKSVKQLNKSRTSVPVERKENLACHAALSLPSCSKSSVKLNRPFRSKSRKDICLKTKNAASSEKLQTKVGKGKKPPQTNPKAEPQLQDKEKEDELHLREICFIKNPEGKTMIAKYKNKDSEEFDDNLVVSWDAPTSKATVFTHKSKVATSAHFIRNKSPAEPSTSKQGSFRIPNFTKNPLKTKFKKQTLRRLVSATELGKIDRKKKKKLRMKSLN
- the eff gene encoding ubiquitin-conjugating enzyme E2-17 kDa, with translation MALKRINKELQDLGRDPPAQCSAGPVGDDLFHWQATIMGPPDSPYQGGVFFLTIHFPTDYPFKPPKVAFTTRIYHPNINSNGSICLDILRSQWSPALTISKVLLSICSLLCDPNPDDPLVPEIARIYKTDREKYNELAREWTRKYAM
- the LOC136410171 gene encoding cytosolic carboxypeptidase-like protein 5 isoform X3 encodes the protein MDGINCAQFTFHNDFDSANLARVEFVSNSETAVSKQSSTSSNKIAIEIPDAEFNLWTKPDCNGTEFENGNRTWFYFGIKAPRPGLLVKLNLVDLNRQGKMYSQGMAPVFRIMPGRPKWERVQDKPVYSINEDIFTLSFKFRTPENLESCTYFAFTYPFAYSELQKMLHNIDAKHFSIQPIAEDDIYYVHETVCHSLEGRNVDLITLSSFHGITTEREPRLKSLFPCIDEERPHKFIGKKVIFVSARVHPGETPSSFVFNGILNFLLNKDDLQAQILRKHYVFKLIPFLNPDGVANGHYRTDTRGVNLNRIYLNPTLTEHPSIFAARSLIRYHHFGEEKEDKIPKCEICQHNPSANHDNEHLHKLSNMSLNEEQSNSSISWCTKWHNFCRQCGCKLTHTETNEEVKFEEHVTVGNHGDVNANESGLFLYLDLHGHASKKGIFMYGNHFDDLERRVECMLLPKLMGLNNHHFHFQGCNFTERNMYLRDKRDGMSRAGSGRVAVLSLTGIIKSYTLECNYNTGRLVNVLPPTVKENSGKVHTLSVPPKYTPQIFEEVGRSLGASILDLTGHNPLSRLPNSEFHNLGGLREWLRTSCCSNNFGDARPKLSRMRTPSQAQNQGKGRAVQRPRASVRKSVKQLNKSRTSVPVERKENLACHAALSLPSCSKSSVKLNRPFRSKSRKDICLKTKNAASSEKLQTKVGKGKKPPQTNPKAEPQLQDKEKEDELHLREICFIKNPEGKTMIAKYKNKDSEEFDDNLVVSWDAPTSKATVFTHKSKVATSAHFIRNKSPAEPSTSKQGSFRIPNFTKNPLKTKFKKQTLRRLVSATELGKIDRKKKKKLRMKSLN